The sequence gagaggaggtggagggataaacagagaacacagagagagaggtggagaggggggacagagggataaacagagaacacagagagagaggtggagggggggggacagagggacaaacagagaacacagagaggtggagggggggacagagggataaacagagaacacagagagagaggtggaggggggcagagggataaacagagaacacagagagagaggtcgagggggacagagggataaacagagaacacagagagagaggtggaggggggacagagggataaacagagaacacagagagagaggtggaggggggcagagggataaacagagaacacagagagaggtggagggggaggggcagagggataaacagagaacaccgagagagaggtggaggggggcagagggataaacagagaacacagagagaggtggaggggggacagagggataaacagagaacacagagagagaggtggaggggggacagagagggataaacagagaacacagagagagaggtggagggggggacagagggataaacagagaacacagagagagaggtggaggggggacagagggataaacagagaacacagagagagagaggtgaaggataaacagagaacacacagagagagagaggtggaggggggggacagagggataaacagagaacacagagaggtggaggggggcagagggataaacagagaacacagagagagaggtggagggggggggcagagggataaacagagaacaccgagagagaggtggaggggggcagagggataaacagagaacacagagagagaggtggagggggacagagggataaacagagaacacagagagagaggtggaggggggacagagggataaacagagaacacagagagagaggtggaggggggacagagggataaacagagaacacagagagagaggtggagggggggacagagggataaacagagaacacagagagagaggtggaggggggcagagggataaacagagaacacagagagagaggtggagggggggagagagggataaacagagaacaccgagagagaggtggagggggacagagggataaacagagaacacagagagagaggtggaggggggacagagggataaacagagaacacagagagagaggtggaggggggacagagggataaacagagaacacagagagagaggtggtgggggggacagagggataaacagagaacacagagagagaggtggaggggggacagagggataaacagagaacacagagagaaaggtggaggggggacagagggataaacagagaacacagagagagaggtggagggggacagagggataaacagagaacacagagagagaggtggaggggtgggacagagggataaacagagaacacagagagagaggtggaggggggacagagggataaacagagaacacagagagagaggtggagggggggacagagggataaacagagaacacagagagagaggtggagggggggacagagggataaacagagaacacagagagagaggtggaggggggacagagggataaacagagaacacagagagagaggtggagggggagggggacagagggataaacagaacacagagagagaggtggagggataaacagagaacacagagagaggtggagggataaacagagaacacagagagagaggtggagggataaacagatagaacacagagagagaggtggagacacagagggggacagagggataaacagagaacacagagagagagaggtggaggggggacagagggataaacagagaacacagagagagaggtggagggggggacagagggataaacagagaacacagagagagaggtggagggggacagagggataaacagagaacacagagagagaggtggagggggacagagggataaacagagagagaggtggaggggggacagagggataaacagagaacacagagagagagaggtggaggggggcagagggataaacagagaacacagagagagaggtggaggggggacagagggataaacagagaacacagagagagaggtggcgggggggacagagggataaacagagaacacagagagagaggtggcggggggggacagagggataaacagagaacacagagagagaggtggagggggacagagggataaacagagaacacagagagagaggtggagggggggcagagggataaacagagaacacagagagagaggtggaggggggacagagggataaacagagaacacagagagagaggtggagagggggacagagggataaacagaacacagagagagagagagggaggggggacagagggataaacagagaacacagagagagaggtggagggataaacagagggataaacagagaacacagagagagaggtggagggataaacagagaacacacaggagaggtggaggggggacagagggataaacagagaacacagagagaggtggagggggacagagggataaacagagaacacagagagagaggtggaggggggacagagggataaacagagaacacagagagagaggtggagggggggacagagggataaacagagaacacagagagagaggtggaggggggacagagggataaacagagaacacagagagagaggtggagggggacagagggataaacagagaacacagagagaggtggaggggggacagagggataaacagagaacacagagagagaggtggagggggacagagggataaacagagaacacagagagagaggtggaggggggacagagggataaacagagaacacagagagagaggtggagggggacagagggataaacagagaacacagagagagaggtggaggggggggacagagggataaacagagaacacagagagagaggtggaggggggacagagggataaacagagaacacagagagagaggtggaggggggacagagggataaacagagaacacagagagagaggtggaggggggacagagggataaacagagaacacagagagagaggtggaggggggcagagggataaacacagaacacagagagagaggtggaggggggacagagggataaacagagaacacagagagagaggtggaggggggacagagggataaacagagaaacagagagagaggtggaggggggacagagaacacagagagagaggtggagggataaacagagaacacagagagagaggtggagggataaacagagaacacagagagagaggtggagggataaacagagaacacagagagagaggtggagggataaacagagaacacagagagagaggtggagggataaacagagaacacagagaggtgagggggggcagagggataaacagagaacacagagaggtgggggggggacagagggataaacagatagaacacagagagaggtggagggggacagagggataaacagatagaacacagagaaagatggagggaggggggacagagggataaacagatcAGAATGGGAAGGATGGTGCTTTAGGAGAGCAAATATTGATACCACACAGTCTGCGTGTGGTGCTAGGAACACTTGTGATGCTGGGAATACAGAACCCACTGCTTAGCCATCAATGATAACTACCATTAATTACTGAAACGTCAACACAGTACATATGCAGAAAGTAAAGTTGGTTGCGTGAGTAACAATCCTTAATGATGCCACTTCATCAGGGCGACAATGGAGAAAGCCGTCCTGGGAGAGATCCTCAGAGTCTGTTTTACCTTGTTATTGGAGGAGCTGTGTTTCTGTGGAGGCGGCGCAGGGTCTCGACTGGGGCGGTGCGAGCCTTCACTGCTGTCACTCTCGCTGTCCAGGCTCAGTCTGACAGGGAACAGGAGGGTAAAGGTCAGACAGCGCTCATTGTGCCCTGTTTAGCGCAGGGAGCCTGGGTTTGTGGGTGGGAACACATGTTTTGGTGAAGGGATTAGCTTCAAATCTGGGTTTGTGTTCACTCAACTCCGACCATATAAATCTTTACAGATTTCCTTCAAAAACAATGTAACCCCTATAAAACAACAGCGAACACATGTATGGGCTTATGTGCTACAAATACTGACCCACTGTGTCTCATAACACAAATATCCATCGCTAAAGATAACCAGTGAAAACTAATTGGAGGAGCATCGTAtgtgaaaagaaagagagagcaacaaACTTGGAAATATATGGAGCattagagagagaatgagaaaggagagacagataaTCTTACCGAGAGTCACGGTTGGGCGGGTTGGTCTTGACAGGCGTCCCTTCCTCTGAGCTGCTGTCATCATCATCTGACCCCTCGGACTGTAGGTCCTCCACCATAGAGCGCAGCGGGCCTCGAGTAGATTTACACACCAATAGAgaacatttgctaaaatgtacaTGTACGCATCACAACCATCAAGTAAACATCTGGATAGCTTAGTATAAAAGAAAAACAAACATGAAATCTCCAATGGATGTAGAGAACTTACCTTGGCCTTGTTTCTGTCCGGGCTCAAAATCAGACTCTGAGCTGGAGTCAGAGCTGGAGCTGGAGTTAGAGGGACTGGAGGGGACTGACTGCTCTGATTTGGAGGAGGCTTCATCCTCAGAGTTGGAGTCGTCAGACAGCAGTTTCTTGGGCTCCTTGGCCTCCTGAGTGTCGGCCCTGCTGCTCTTGGGCCAGCGGCCTTTCTCCTTGGGGGGTTTCTTCTCTGGGTAGCCTGTGATGACTGAAGATGACGAAGAGACCCGGGGAGAGGCTCCGGTGAAGAGCACTGCAGCTGTCCCCTTAGATCCCTCTGAGCTGCCCTTCTTTGGCTTCTTGGCACTGGGTTTTGGAGACTCCGCAGTGGAAGGCCGCTTCCCGGGGGCTTTGGGCTCCAGTGGGCCCCCTCCCCCGGCCCCCCCTCCTTTAGGGGACATGCCCTCCATCTTGGCCTCCTTCAGTGTGAGTTTGGGCTCTTTGAAGGCAGCCTTGGGAAGGACCTTGCCCTCGTCTTTAACTTTGATCTCCGCTGGCTTcttggaagaggaggatgagggctcACGGGCACTCTTGCtgctgccccctcctcccccgtcGCGGTCGCTGTCACCCTTTGACGCCGCCTTGCTCTCAGAGTCTTTGCGGGGGCGTTCGCGGTGCTCCTTGGTCAGCTTGTGGGGCTTGGGCCCTTTACTGCTGCCTCCACTGCCCTCTTTACTGGGCTCCTAAAGACAAGGACAATAGGACAATATTAAACACACAATCACTTTCAAATGGTGTGCTGGTATGGAATAATACGTAGAGTGAAGTTGGGCCCATACGCTCCACCACATACATCTTTATTTGGTGACAATCAAGAAAGGTAAGAGCATTTAAGTGTGCTTTACTCTCTCTATAttgtctacactgagtgtacaaaatattaaaggacacctgctctttctatgacataggctgaccaggtgaaagggatgatctcttattgatgtcacttgtttaatccacttcaaatcagtgtagatgaaagggagatcggttaaaataatgatttttaacttgagacaattgagacagatTGTGAAtaagcaagacaaaagatttaagtgcttttgaacggggtatggtagtaggtgccaggcacaccggtttgtgtcaagaactgcacgccgctgggtttttcacactcaacagtttcccatgtgtatcaagaatggtccaccacccaaagaacatccagccaacttgacaactgtgcgagtggcgcagcagtctaaagcactgcagctcagtgctagaggagtcactatagaccctggttcgattccaggctgtatcacaaccggccgtgattgggagtcccatagggcggcgcacaattggcccgggttagggtttggccggggtggggtgggccgtcaatgaaaataagaatttgttcttaactgactcgcctacttaaataaaggtaacattttaaaaattggaatcaacatgggccagcatccctgtggaatgctttagcAGTCTGTacggtagcaccatggtgtagccggtgGACAggtagcttctgtcctcctctgggtacattgacttcaatacaaatccTAGTAGGCTCATGGTTATCAAACcctcttccatagacttacacagtaattatgacaacttctggatGACTTCCTCCAACTTATCAGTGCTCTTGCAGCAAGAACTTACATGTTgttcacccaatcaaaggatcagagagtgaatatagtactgaaagcataagctacagcttgctagcactgcagtgcataaaatgtggtaggtagttgactcaaagagagagacaataaTGAATTTCTTCCCAAAAGAGAGTAATTTTTTACACtttcttagctagcaaatgcagctagctactTTATCCTTCTGAAAACCCTTGCTCAAAACAGAGGAATTCTATgtaagctagctggctatgactatccaacacaacactggaacgcttccaagtcaaggtaagcgtCTGGTTTGACTAATTTATTGCCTCCGgggcctgccggtgtaactgctaaactgcttactgactgcacACTGTAactttactgcatgattgtagcgggtttactaacgcgttagttctattagctatgttgactatgacgttactttagctaatatggtgacaacaatgtaggctgtgtgtagcggttatgatatggtttgcCTGAAAGTTTTTTTCGCCTGgccacatacagctgatgtgctGTGCATTGAAGTCCGCAAGCAAAGGGAAAAAAAGATGAGAAAAgtgcatagatgcgagaaggGATACAATGTGGCTGATacgaaagtgaactgtgtttatgcgtgatcaggggtgtattcattacgccgATAATGTTGACAAAAGTTTCTTAAAATAGAAGCAAGCATAATGGCGATAAACATACCAGAATTTGAAACTCTCATTtgtaactgttggactaatggttacaccctagatcagctagatgcaggcaagtgtGTGCAAGGTCACCATGTGTCACCATGTTGTGcattttcattcataggctaggttgtagcaacctcataatGGGAATAGGGAAAATGTGAGTaccatgtagtagcctaaacctatcactgttacattgtactgggtgaatggaatataaatGACAGTCATTCAATATGCTTTAATAGGTATAAGGCCATGTTCATGAAAAAAAAAGTGTCCTCATCTTAAAATggcaggtgcacacacacacacttgaagtcggaagtttacatacaccttagccaaatacatttaaactcaatttttcacaattcctgacatttaatcccagtaaaaattcccttttttaggtcagttaggatcaccactttattttaagaatgtgaaatgtcagaataatagtagagagaattatttatttcagcttttatttctttcatcacattcccagtgggtcagaggtttacatgcactcaattagtatttggaatCATTGCCTTTAAAAATTGTGTAActtggtcaaacatttcgggtagccttcctcaagctttccaaaataagttgggtgaattttggcccattcctcctcacagagctggtgtaactgagtcaggtttgtaggtaggcctccttgctcgcacacgctttttcagttctacacacaaattttctatgggattgaggtcagggctttgtgatggccactccaataccttgacttaagccattttgccacaacttggaactggaagtatgcttggagtcattgtccatttggaagaccaatttgcgaccaagctttaacatcctgactgatgtcttcagatgttgtttcaatatatccacaatttcctaattcatgatgccatttattttgtgaagtgcaccagtccctcctgcagcaaagcacccccacaacaggatgctgccacccccgtgcttcacaatggtcattatggccaaacagttctatttttgtttcatcagaccagaggacatttctccaaaaagtacaatctttgtcccccatgtgcagttgcaaaccatagtctggctttttttaatggcagttttggagcagtggcttcttccttgctgagcgcccTTCCAGGTTAT is a genomic window of Oncorhynchus nerka isolate Pitt River linkage group LG24, Oner_Uvic_2.0, whole genome shotgun sequence containing:
- the LOC115108379 gene encoding protein ENL-like isoform X1 codes for the protein MENQCTVQVKLELGHRAQLRKKVTSEGFTHDWMVFVRGPETGDIQHFVEKVVFRLHESFPKPKRVCKEPPYKVEESGYAGFLMPIEVYFKNKEEPKKVCFNYDLFLNLEGNPPVNHLRCEKLTFNNPTREFRRKLVKAGGVMVVPEGTEAVSRPSPDYPMLPTIPLSAFSDPKKTKTSHGSKEPSKEGSGGSSKGPKPHKLTKEHRERPRKDSESKAASKGDSDRDGGGGGSSKSAREPSSSSSKKPAEIKVKDEGKVLPKAAFKEPKLTLKEAKMEGMSPKGGGAGGGGPLEPKAPGKRPSTAESPKPSAKKPKKGSSEGSKGTAAVLFTGASPRVSSSSSVITGYPEKKPPKEKGRWPKSSRADTQEAKEPKKLLSDDSNSEDEASSKSEQSVPSSPSNSSSSSDSSSESDFEPGQKQGQGPLRSMVEDLQSEGSDDDDSSSEEGTPVKTNPPNRDSRLSLDSESDSSEGSHRPSRDPAPPPQKHSSSNNKVLGRKSPDICSRPEKVLKKGYDKVGRAYTEELVDLHRRLMALRERNVLQQIVNLIEETGHFNVTNTTFDFDLFSLDELTVRKLQSCLETTAT
- the LOC115108379 gene encoding protein ENL-like isoform X2 — protein: MENQCTVQVKLELGHRAQLRKKVTSEGFTHDWMVFVRGPETGDIQHFVEKVVFRLHESFPKPKRVCKEPPYKVEESGYAGFLMPIEVYFKNKEEPKKVCFNYDLFLNLEGNPPVNHLRCEKLTFNNPTREFRRKLVKAGGVMVVPEGTEAVSRPSPDYPMLPTIPLSAFSDPKKTKTSHGSKEPSKEGSGGSSKGPKPHKLTKEHRERPRKDSESKAASKGDSDRDGGGGGSSKSAREPSSSSSKKPAEIKVKDEGKVLPKAAFKEPKLTLKEAKMEGMSPKGGGAGGGGPLEPKAPGKRPSTAESPKPSAKKPKKGSSEGSKGTAAVLFTGASPRVSSSSSVITGYPEKKPPKEKGRWPKSSRADTQEAKEPKKLLSDDSNSEDEASSKSEQSVPSSPSNSSSSSDSSSESDFEPGQKQGQGPLRSMVEDLQSEGSDDDDSSSEEGTPVKTNPPNRDSRLSLDSESDSSEGSHRPSRDPAPPPQKHSSSNNKVLGRKSPDICSRPEKVLKKGYDKAYTEELVDLHRRLMALRERNVLQQIVNLIEETGHFNVTNTTFDFDLFSLDELTVRKLQSCLETTAT
- the LOC115108379 gene encoding protein ENL-like isoform X3; the encoded protein is MPIEVYFKNKEEPKKVCFNYDLFLNLEGNPPVNHLRCEKLTFNNPTREFRRKLVKAGGVMVVPEGTEAVSRPSPDYPMLPTIPLSAFSDPKKTKTSHGSKEPSKEGSGGSSKGPKPHKLTKEHRERPRKDSESKAASKGDSDRDGGGGGSSKSAREPSSSSSKKPAEIKVKDEGKVLPKAAFKEPKLTLKEAKMEGMSPKGGGAGGGGPLEPKAPGKRPSTAESPKPSAKKPKKGSSEGSKGTAAVLFTGASPRVSSSSSVITGYPEKKPPKEKGRWPKSSRADTQEAKEPKKLLSDDSNSEDEASSKSEQSVPSSPSNSSSSSDSSSESDFEPGQKQGQGPLRSMVEDLQSEGSDDDDSSSEEGTPVKTNPPNRDSRLSLDSESDSSEGSHRPSRDPAPPPQKHSSSNNKVLGRKSPDICSRPEKVLKKGYDKVGRAYTEELVDLHRRLMALRERNVLQQIVNLIEETGHFNVTNTTFDFDLFSLDELTVRKLQSCLETTAT